The stretch of DNA CTTGGGCCGCAGCGTGCGCGGCAGCAACCGGGCCAGATCGCGCTCCAGATCAGCCCGTTCAACGGTGTCCGAACCCAGCACGATGAAGGCATGAAGACATTGGCCGTATTCCGCGTCTGGTACGCCCACTACCGCGCATTCCAGAACATTGGGCAGGCAGGCAATCCGGGCTTCTATGGCTTCCGGATACACGTTTTCGCCGCCGCAAATCAGCAGATCGTCGCTTCGGCCACACAGGAACAGCAGGCCCGCCGCGCCGATTGTTCCCATATCGCCTGTATCAAACCAAGTCTGCCGAGGCGTGAGGGTAGAACGCACCCGCAGTTGGGCCCTCTCTATTTGCACCGTCACGCCCGGCAGCACCCGCCCCACCGTGCCCGGAGCCGCCAGCAAGTGCAGGGGTGTTGCCAGCGAAATCAGGCCTGCCTCGCTGGAGCCGTACAGGTTGTACATGACGGGGCCAAATACTTTTTGGGTGCGTTCGGGCAAGGGTGCAGAGCCGCAGATGATGGCCCGGAGTGTAGGTAAATTGGAGAGATTGGGCAGATTTAACAGGCGATGGAGGACGGTGGGAACCAGCACCAATACTTCTATCTTTTCTTGTTCCAGACAGCGCCACTGGTCTTCGGGCCTGCTCCGTGCGAACACGTACAGCGGCGCACCCATCAGCAAACTGATGCAGAGGGTTGCCAGACCATGCCCGTGAAAGAGGGGCAGAGTTAGCAGCGTGGGCGCACCCGCCCGCAGCGGCAATTGCTGAAGCAAGGCAGTGACGGTGGGCAGCAATGCCAGGGCGTTGGCCTTCCGCCGCACTACTTTAGGCGTCCCCGTACTGCCGGAAGTCAGGATAGAGATACTGCCCCGGCCAGATTGACGCCTGATTGGAACGTGTTTCGCTGAGCCAGTCAGAGTCGAAACGGGCAACAGAATGACACTGTCTAAGCTCAGAGCCTCTGCAAAAGCGTCGTCACAAATCAGCAACTCCAAGCGCTGAGACGCGCACACAGCGGCCACTTCTTCGGGGCTGAAGGTGGTATTGAGTAGTACGGCATCTAGCCCCAATCGGCCACAGGCCAGCAGGGTCGCCACAAATGTCAGGTGATTGCGGCACAGCAGGCCCACCCGCTGAAGCCGTTCGGGGCGTCCGGCCAACTGTGCAGCGATAGCGTCAGCCCGCGCCAGCAACGCCCGGCAGGTGGTGGGGCCGTCATCATCTACCAGCGCCACAGAATCGGGTTGCCGCCGCGCCGCCCAGACCGCCAGCGTATACAACGAAGGGCCATATTGCACGAGTGCTGCACCAAGTTGGGCCAACGCTTGGGCAGGATGGACACCCAGTAACCCGGTTTGAGAGAGAGCCGACACCGCCGCCCGTACCTCTACCAGAGTCACCGTTTCTGCCGTCTGGATAGCCTGAATTCCAGGGTTTCCAGACCGCTCAGCAGGTGTCCGAGTGGCCCCGGCAAGAGCAGAGCGGCCAGTTCCAGCGACTTCATCCACCAGGGCGCAACCCGTTGAACTTTGGGATACACCAGCGCGTAAGCCACAGCTTCGGCGGCCTCGTGCGGCGTGAGGGCAGGAGCGAAGCGGTAGGCGGGCGTGGGGGCGATCATGCGGGTACGCACCAGCGGCAGATACACGCTGCACACGCGCACGCCCCGGCCCCGCAGTTCTGTGCCCAGACTCTTGAACCACAGGTCGAAACCCGCCTTGCTGCTCTGATACGCCCCCCAGCGCGGCAGCGGCGGCGGGCCAGCCGACACGCTGGACACGTTGACGATCTGCCCGCCGCCCTGCGCCACCATGCGCGGCACCAGCGCCAGCAACAGCGCCGCCGGGCCAGAAAAGTTGACGGCCAACAGGCGATCTAAATCCTGCTTCTCGCCCGATTGCAGCACGGGCCGCCGGATAGATTTGCCCGCGTTGCTGATGATGATATCTATTCGGGGGTGCGCCGCCCGAATCTGCGCAGCAACCGGGGCAAGGTCGGCAGGCTTGGAGAGGTCAAGCTCGTAGGAACTGGCTTTTCCCCCATTGGCGCGAATAGCGGTTGCCAGTTCAGCCAATTCATCGCCACTGCGGGCCAGCAACAAGACTTCGGCCCCCGCTTCGGCCAACAGTAAAGCCGCCGCTCTACCAATACCGAACGACGCGCCTGTGATGAGAATGGTTTTGCCCGCCACTGCTTGACGGAGCTGTTCGGAGTGGCGGCAACTGGGGGCGAGAGCAGGAGGCGAGCCAGGGACACGGCCCATCTTTAGCACGGGATGGGTGGGTTTGCTCACCAAGTTGGAATGACAACGCCCGCCTTCATCCCGAATGGGGCGAGGGCAGGCGCAGAAAGGACAGGTTCGTGTGAGGCTTAAACCGCCAAGCCCTGCGCGTGGGCGCTGACTTCTCCGGGGGCGTACTGGCCGGGCGGCAGGTCAATGGCAGCGGCGTTGGTTTCAAACTCGTCGCTCCAGCCCACTTCCTCCAGCGCCTTCTTCCATGCGCCGATGCTCTCGTTGCGGTAGATGGAATAGGCCGCCATGCCGACCTCGGGGCCGCCGCGTGCCACGACGCTTTCCACCCACGCCCATTTTGCTGACACGTTGCGGAGTTCTGCCGTGGTTCGCAGTTCCTTCTGGATGCGTTTCATGCGCTTTTCGATGACCTGCACGCCCGCAAAAGCGTCGGCAAAGTGCGGCGTATGGCGCTTGGGCACGAATGGGCTGATGCCCAGCGCAATCCGGTTGATCTTGGCGAGGTCTTTGGTAAACGAGATCAGCTCCGAAATATCGTCGTCGTTTTCGGGGCCGAGGCCGATCATCATGTAGACCTTGATGCCCTTGAAGCCCAGATCGCGGCTGATCTGCGCGGTTTTGGTGAGGTCTTCGGTGGTGATACCCTTCTTCAGCCAGCGGCGCAGGCGTTCTGACGGCGCATCGGAGGCCACCGTGAAGGTACGCAGGCCACCCGCCTTCAGAATCTCGGCCAGTTCGGCGTCCACGGTATCGGCGCGGATGGACGACACGCCCAGCTTGATGCCGCGGTCTGTGAGGGTGCGCCCCACGTATTTGGTGTGCGGGAAGTCGCTGAGGGCCGCGCCCACCAGTCCTACCTTCTGCACCCAATCGGGAATCACGTCCAGCAACTCCTGCGCCTGATTGTTGCGGTTGGGGCCGTACATGGTGCGGGCCAGGCAGAAGGTGCAGGGGCGGGGGCAGCCGCGTTGGGCTTCCACGAGGAACATGTTGCTCAGTTCGCTATGCGGCGTCACGATCTGGCTGTAGGCGGGCAACAGTTCCTTGGGCGCGGTGGCCCATTTGGGTTCGTGGGTGTGGCGAGCAGGCAGGAACACACCCGGCATCCCGTCCACGAGATCATAGAAATCTTCGCGGGAGGTGGCTTCACGCAACGCTTCGGAGACCACGGGCACGATCTGTTCGCCGTCGCCGATGATGATCACGTCGGCAAAAGGGGTCAGCGGGTAGGGGTTGGAACTGGTCAGCGGGCCGCCCACCATCACCACGGGGTCGGAATCGTCGCGCTTTTCTCGCAGGGGGTGCATTCCGGCAATGTCCAGCAGCCGGATAATGTTGGTCAGGTCAAGCTCGAAGCTGACGCTGATGGCAAACAGTTCGCAGTTACCCGCCGCACGGCCCGTTTCGACGGTGGGCAGCGGTTGGCCGCCCTTCTCAAAGGCCTCTACATCGTCGGGCAGGAAGGCACGTTCGCAGGCCACGCCCTCTTCCTGATTGAACATGCGGTAGATGACCTGATAGCCCAGTGACGCCATGCCCACGCTATAGCGGTTGGGAAAAGCCAAAGTGACCCGGATGGGTGCGTGTTTGAACATGGTGCCCGTTTCGGCGTCCAGCAGGGGCTTGATGCCGGTACGCCAGTAGTCGGAACCGTAAGTAATTGGGTGGGGTGTATTGCTGCTGACTGAACTCAAAAGTCCTCCGGGAGTACGCGCCGGAAAACCTGTCGCCGCTAGGTTCAACCTAGAGAGCAGTCGGGCGGCAGCGCGTCACAATCACGTATTCTACCCGGTTTTGTTGCCCCAACTGAAGCGGGGGTTACGGCTGGGGAGGCTGGATTGGGCTAGGGGCGGCAGAGCTAGGCGGTTGGGCCTTGCTGTGCTTCGGCGGCCTGCGCCTCTGCTGGCGCACCTTTACCTGATTTGATAGGTCTAAATTTGAAGCCAGTGGCCTTGATGGGTTTGGACTTTACTGCTTTGGCTTTGGCCGCCACCTGAGTCTGTAGCGGGGCTATACGCGAGGCGGGTCGCCAGGCACTCGCCACAAAAAACACGATGCCCGCCAGTACGCCCGTAAACGCCAGGTACCACAACAGCCGCCCCAGCACGCCCGCCGCACCGACGACGAACACGCCGAGGCCCACCAGCACCTGTCCGGCCAGCCACACCAGCGCCAGCGCGGTTACTGCCAGCAAAATGACGCCCAGCAGGGCAAAGAGAAGGCGGGTCATGGGGGGAGTATAGGGTTTTGGCGTCAGGGGCGGCGGGCGGTGTAAGCGGCTAGGGGGCTTTGTCTAAGGGTCTAGGGTCTAAGCGTCTAAGGAAAGCCAAGAAGGGCAGGGGCAAGCGCTGGCGCTCACTCAACCCCTCCCAACCTCCCCTCTCAAGGGTGAGGAGCTAAACCAAGCTCTCTGCCCTTAGCTGTTTCCCTCGCCCCTTGTGGGACTGGAACAGCTACGAAGCAGAGAGGGGCGCTGCACCGCAGCAGGGTGAGGGGCCACCCAGTAACCGCCCCACCCCCCGCCAACCCAAAAAGAGAGCCGAAGCACCCGGCCCCGGCTCTCCCCTTCGCTACGCTGGTGCTACAGCTTAAGCGCCTGCGCCACGCATGTTTTCAATGATCTTGTCGGCGAACTGACTGGTCTTGACTTCGGTTGCGCCTTCCATGTTGCGGGCAAAATCGTAGGTCACGACGCGCTGCTGAATGGTCTGATCGAGGCCCTTCAGAATCAGGTCGGCGGCTTCCGTCCAGCCCATGTAGCGCAGCATCATCTCGCCCGACAGAATCACGCTGCTGGGGTTGATGACGTCTTTGCCCGCGTACTTGGGGGCCGTGCCGTGCGTGGCCTCGAAAATGGCGTGGCCCGACACGTAGTTGATGTTGGCTCCGGGCGCGATGCCGATGCCGCCCACTTGCGCGGCGAGGGCGTCGGACACGTAGTCCCCGTTGAGGTTGAGGGTGGCGATCACGTCGTATTCGGTGGGACGCAGCAGGATTTGCTGAAGGAAGTTGTCGGCGATCACGTCTTTGATGACGATGCCGCCGGGAAGCTGGAGCCAGGGGCCGCCGTCGATTTCCACGCCGCCGAATTCACGCTTGGCGAGGTCGTAGGCCCAGTCGCGGAAGCCGCCTTCCGTGAACTTCATGATGTTGCCCTTATGCACGATGGCGACGCTCTTGCGCCCGTTGTCGAGGGCAAACTGAATGGCGGCCCGTACCAGACGCTCGGTGCCTTCCTGAGACACGGGCTTGATGCCGAAGCTGGAGGTGTTGGGGAAGCGGATTTTGGTCACGCCCATTTCGTTCATCAGGAAATCGCGCATCTTGTCGGCTTCGGGCGTTCCGGCCTTGTACTCGATTCCGGCGTAGATGTCCTCGGTGTTCTCGCGGAAGATGACCATATCCACGTCCTGGGGACGCTTGACGGGACTGGGCACGCCCGCGAAGTACTGCACGGGGCGCACGCAGGCGTACAGGTCGAGTTCCTGACGGAGCGCCACGTTGATGGAGCGAATGCCCGTGCCCACCGGCGTCGTCAAAGGCCCCTTGATGCCGAACAGGTACTCGTCGAACGCCTTGATCGTTTCAGCGGGCAGCCACTCGCCAGCGCCGTAGACCTGCGTGGACTTCTCGCCCGCGTAGACTTCCATCCACTCGATCTTCTTTTCGCCGCCGTAAGCGACTTCTACGGCAGCGTCCAGCACACGCACGCTGGCCTTCCAGATGTCTGCGCCCGTGCCGTCGCCTTCCACGAACGGGATGACCGGGTGATTGGGCACGCTAAGTTTGCCGCCCTGCATGGTGATTTTTTCGCCCTGCGCGGGCACCTTGATATGAGTTTCCATTTCAGAGAGCAATGTAGCGTGCCGGGGATGAGTGCCGCCGAAATGGGCCTGTTACCGCATAAGTTTAGACGCAGTTCAAAATTTTGGCTGGGGAGAATTCCGTTCTCAGACCTTGGGACTCTCGACCCTCAGACGCCCTTCCTGCGCCGCCTACCCCACCGAAGATAACGGTCTGCTGGGATTCTCCTCATACGAACTCAGCGGGGCAGGCGCAAGCTGGACAGACCCGAATGCACCAACTGGGAATCCAAACCACAGGAGGTCTACACACATGAGTGAAGACAAAAGTACGCTAGGGAATATGGTGGACGCCGCCAAGGCCAAGATCAACGAGGGTGCAGACCGCGCCCGCGCCGCAGGACACGATCTGGCCAGCCATGTCGGGAGCAATCCTGCCGAGAACGCTATGGACAAGGCCCAGGCCACAGAAGACCGTGCCAAGGCCGAACTCCATAACCGCCAGGCCAATGCCGAGTACACCGAAGGCAAAAGCGAAGCGAAAGACGGCGACGGGCGCTAACCGCCAACACCACATTCTCTAGCCAGCCTCAGCGCAGGCGTTCAGAGCCATCAAGCTCCTGAGCGTCTGCTTTTTTGCTGCCCCATGCCTGAGCAGGCCACACTTTTTCATCCCGAAGCTTGCCCACCCCCGTAAACTGCCGGGCATGACAACACCCAACCGGCGGGAATCGCGCCGTGAGCAGCACAAGAAGGGCGGCACGGGGGCACAGGTCACCCTGCGGAACACCCTGATCGCCTACGCCTTCATGCTGCCCTTTTTGATCTTGCTGGTCGTGTACCACACCTGGCCCGTATTTTTCGGCACCTACCTTGCGTTCACCGAATACAACGTCATCAATCCGCCCAAATGGGTCGGCGTGGATAATTTCCGGGAGTTGGCACAGGACGAGCAATTCTGGTCGGGCCTGCGCAACAGCCTGAAATACATTCTGGTGGTTCCGGTCATTCAGGGTCTCAGCATTGCCGTGGCCATGCTGGTCAACCGCCCCATGAAGGGCATCGGCTTTTTCCGCACCGCCTACTACGTGCCAGTGGTGACCAGCTTTGCGGTGGTGGGCCTGATCTGGACCTGGATGTACCAGCAAGAAGGCCCGGTGAACTTTGTGCTGCAAGCGCTGGGGCTGATGGACGAACCCAAAAGCCTGCTGAATAACCCGCTGACGGCCCTGTACGCGGTGATGTTCGTGACGCTCTGGAAGGGCATCGGCTACTACATGGTGCTGTATCTGGCGGGCCTGCAAGCCATTGCGCCGGAACTGGAAGAAGCGGCGGTCATAGACGGCGCCACCCGGCTGCAAGTGTTCTGGAACATCACGTTGCCGGGGCTGCGGCCCACCATTTTGGTGTGTAGCCTGCTGTCCACCATCAGCGCCATCAAGGTGTTCGAGGAAATCTACGTGATGACCAGTGGCGGGCCTGCGGGCAGCACGTATACGGCGCTGTTCTACACGTTTTCGCGGGCGTTCGTGGATTTCAAATTTGGGCAGGCGGCGGCGGCGGGCTTGGTCATCGCCGTCATCAGCATTTTCTTTGGCCTGATCAACTTCCGCATTACGCGGGGAGGCAAAGCCGATGCTTGAGCAACCCACCACCACACCGCCGCAGCGCCGGGCCGCCACCGCACAGGAAACGGCGCACGTGGCGTCCGGCCTCCGCTCCCGCCGCAAGCGCAAGAACTTGCTGATCAACGCCTTCGCCTACCTCGTGCTGGCCCTGATCGCGCTGATCATGCTCTATCCCTTTTACTGGACACTGATTACCAGTTTCGAGCCGACGGGCAACATCTATCAGGCCAAGCTGTGGCCTTCGGGCTGGAGCCTCAAAAACTATGTCGAAGTGTTTCAGGGCACCACCGTTCCGTTCTGGCGCATGGCCCTCAACAGCGTTATCATCTGCACGCTGGGCGTCACCCTGACGGTGGGATTCGCGGCGCTGGCGGCCTATCCGCTCGCCAAAATGCGCTTTCCTGGCCGCGACCTGATCTTTTACGCCATCCTGACCCTGATGGTGCTGCCCAACGAGGCGGGCCTGATCGTCAACTATTCCACCACCGTGAACCTGGGGCTGCTGCGCCAGGACAATGCCGTGCTGAACGTACTGGCGCAGTACGCCGCGGTGGTTCTGCCGGGGCTGGCGTCCATTGTGGGCCTGTTCCTGATCCGGCAGGCGTACCTCGGCGTGCCGATGGAACTGATCGAAGCCGCCCGCATAGACGGCGCAAAAGAACTGACCATCTGGCGGCGCGTGATGCTGCCGCTGGCGCTGCCGACCATCGTCGCCTTCTCGATTCTGGAATTCGTGGCCTACTGGAATTCCTTTCTGTGGGCGCGAATCGTGCTGCGCGATAAGGAACTGCTGCCGCTGTCGGCGGGCCTGCTGGAACTCAGCGGGACGTTCAGCACCAATAGCCGCGCCGTCATGGCAGGCGCAGTGCTGACCATCCTGCCCATTCTGATCGTGTTCGCCTTCGGGCAAAAATACTTTATGAAGGGGATCGAGGGCGCGGTGAAAGGGTGAGTGCAATTCCGGTTCAAAGATGTGAGGAACAGCTTGAAATCCGAGTGAAGCGAGGAGGGAAAGGGGCGGGTTTCGGGAACCGGACGACCCTTCGGCGCTTTTCCGAAGGGTCGGAAAGTGGACGAACTCCGGTGATCTCGTGACCCTGCCCGTCCACACTCTCCCCTACCGCACCCTAGACCGCCAGTGGGACGTACTCGTCGCAGGCGGCGGCACGGCGGGCGCGATGGCCGGAATTGCCGCCGCCCGCAGCGGGGCCAGCGTGCTGGTCATTGAGGCGTTTGGCAGTCTGGGCGGCACGGGAACCAACGCCTGGGTCACGCCCCTGATGCGGAACGTGTCGGGTGGACAGAACCTGAACCGGGGGCTGACCGACGAACTGAAAGCCCGCCTGATCGCACGCGGCGACGGCGGCGTAGACAGGGGTGGCAACGATAACTGGTTCAACCCGGAAGGCATGAAAGTGGTGCTGGAACAGATGCTGCTGGAATCGGGCGGCGAGGCGCTGTATCACACGCATGTGGTGGCCCCGGTCATGGACGGACAGAACATTCGGTCACTGGTCATTCACAACAAGGGCGGTCTGCAAGCCCTGCCCGCCCGCGTGGTTATCGATTCCACCGGGGACGCCGACGTGGCTGTGGCTGCTGGCGCTGGCTTTCACGGCGGCGACAGTGACGGCATTCATCAGGCCATGAGTCTGCGATTTACGCTGGCAGGCATCGACACGGCGCGGCTGTGCGACTTCCTGCGGGCGCGGGGGCAGGGGCAGGAATCGCCCGACTTCATGCACTTCTGGATGGTGTGGGGCAAAGGCAGCACGCTGGAAGGGCTGTTCCGGCAGGGAGTAGACGCGGGGCTGCTGCAAGAGCGCGACGGCGACTATTTTCAGGGTTTCAGCGTTCCGGGGCGGCCCGGCGAGATCAGTTTCAATTGCCCGCGCATCCGGGCCGACCTCAACGACGGCGCTAATCCCTGGCACCTCACGGGCGCACAGATCGACGGGCGCGAGGCCATAGACCGCCTGACCGCCTTCTGCCGCGCCTTCCTTACCGGTTGCGAGTCGGCATTCGTGGGCACCTACGCGCCGATGGTGGGCGTGCGAGAAACCCGCCGCATTGTGGGCGACTACACCCTGACGCTGGAAGACATTCTGGATTGCCGCACCTTCCCCGATTCCATCTGCCGCAACCACTACCCCGTGGATATTCACAGTCCACGCGGCGCAAAACTGATTCATGAGCGCGAAGGCAGCGCCCCGTATTTTGCGCCCGACGCCTTCCACGAGATTCCTTACCGGGCCATTTTGCCCCAGCAGCTGCGGAATGTGCTGGTGCCGGGGCGGGCGGCCAGCAGCAGCTTCGAGGCGCAGTCGGCCATCCGGGTGCAGCAAAATTGCCACACGATGGGCGAGGCGGCGGGCATCGCGGCGGCGTGGGCAGCGCGGGAGTGGGGGGGCGACGTGCGGGCGGTAGACGTGGCGGCGCTTCAGGCCGAAATGCGGGCGCGGGGAGGATACGTATGAGCAGAGCGGCAGATTTGAAAACGCAGCGGGCCTACCAGATTTTGCCGCAGGACGACGCCCGGTTTACGCCTCAGATCGGGGCACTCGTGGAGATGCTGCACTATGCCCGCCTCACCACCCTGCATGACGTGGCAGGCCTGACCGCAGAGCAACTGGACGCCGTTCCCGCTGGTTTCGGCAACTCGGTGGGGATGCTGCTGGCGCATATCGCCGCCGTTCACCGCATCTATCACGGGCTGTCGTTTGAGGGCTGGGACGTGTTTGAGGATGAGGCTTACGCTCCCCACCGACTGGCGCTGGACTTGGGTGCGGCGGCCCGCGAGCACATCCGGGGTCACGAACTGGGGCACTATCTGGCCGAACTGGAAGCGGCCTCGGCCCTGACTTTGGACGGCTTGGCAGCGCGGGACGATGCGTGGCTGGCGTCCGATCTGGTGATGGGCGGGACTGTTCAGATGAACCACCACTGGGCCTGGTTCCATGTAATGGAAGATGAGGTGAACCACCGGGGCCAGATTCGGCTGATTCTGAACATCGTTGCGCCTAAAGTGAAGGCGGGGGAAGCGACTTGAGCGGCGAACTGCTGATTCGCCATGCCAAAGCGGCTGGTCAAGCGCCGGGTGCACCCCTAACGCCGGAAGGTGTGGAGCAGGCCGCACAACTGGCAGAAAGCCTGTCTGGAAGCGGTATAACCCGCATCGTGAGTAGCCCTTGGCAGCGGGCGGTAGACACAGCGGGGCCACTGGCAGGGCGGCTGGGCTTGCCCGTGAAGACCGATGAGCGCCTGACAGAACGGGTGCTGAGCGGCCGGGATATGGTGTACTGGCAAACGGCACTGAAGCTCAGCTTCCGTATTCCCGCTCTAGCTCTGCCCGGTGGTGAATCCGGCCACACCGCCCGCACCCGCATTCTGGCCGCACTGAACGACGCCCGCGATCCGGCGGGAGTGACCGCAATCGTCACGCACGGCAATCTGATGGCGCTCGCGCTGGGGCTGGATTTTGACGGCTGGGCAGGCCTACGCAACCCAGATGTGTGGGTGTGGAATGCTGAAGCCTCCGCACGCTGGGAACCCGCATGACCCGCGCATTCTCGCCCACCGACCCACACGCCACGCCCCTGCACGGCCACACGCCCTACCAGATCGAGCGCCGTGTGCTGGCGGGCGTCCCGTGTCTGATCGAATGTCCCGTAGACGGGGTGGAGATTCGCGCGCTCTGCATCGTCTATCACGGCGCTTGGGCCGCCAAAGAGGGCAAATTGGGCGTGTATTCGGCGCTGGTGGCGCGTGGCGTGGCGATGGTCATTCCAGATGCGGCATTACACGGAGAACGGCAAAGCGATACTCCACCCAGTCTGAACGCCCGCGAATACGTCTGGGAGAGCGTGAGGCGCACAGTGGCCGAAGCCTCAGCCCTGATTGACGCGTTGGGAGACCTGTTTGGCCCGCGCCTTGCATATATGCGCCCGATGTGGGTGGTGGGCAGCAGTATGGGCGGCTACGTGGCGCAAACGCTGATGCAGACCGAGCGGCGCGTCTCGCGTGTGGCGGCCCTGATCACGTCGGGCGTGTGGGCAGAGCCGGAAGTGCGGCAGCCGGAATTGGTGGCTTTTCTGGACGCTTACCGACCCGTGACGCACTCAGGCCAAGCCGCACCGATTCCCTTCCTGCTGGCCAGTGGCGAGGCCGACCCGACCTTTCCGTTGGCTGCCCACCACGCGCCCACTGCCGCTGCCTACCGCGAAGCCTATGCACAGGCCGGAGCCGCGCATCAGTTGCACGAGGCGACTTTTGCAGGCGTGGGCCACTACACCAGCGTGGGGATGCGCGATCATGTCTTGCGGTTCTTTCTGGCAGACCCAAACTTTCTGACAGACTTTCCGGCAGAATCGGACGCGTGACCCGCCTGCTCCTCATTCCGCCCGATACGCGCCCGCCCACGCTGGCGCACCCGCTGCAACTGGCCCGTATGACTGGGGCCACGGTGGAAGTACCGCCTGCTGAGGCTTTGCCCCACTTCTTCACCCCCGGCAACACGGCCACACTGCGAACTTGGCTGCTGGACAACGCGGCGCAGGCCGACGCCCTGATTGTCTGCCTGGAAACCCTGTGCCTGGGCGGCATGATTCCGGCGCGGCGCGTGTCAGACAGGTTGGATGTGGCCCTGGAGCGGCTGGACGTGCTGCGGGAAGCACGGGCGCTGAATCCTGACCTGCACATTTACGCGCACGGTGTGGTGGTGCGGGTGGCACACGATAACGACCCACACGAAGAAAAGGAGTATTACGGCGAGTGGGGGCAGGGGCTGCGGGCCTATTCGGTGGCAGCAGACCGACACGCGCGGCACGGCGAGACCGAACGGGACGCCCTGACTGCTGCCCGCGCTGGCCTGCCTCCGCACATTCTGGCCGACTGGGTGGGCACGCGGGAGCGCAACCGCGCCTTACATCTGCACGCGCTGGACTTGCTGGCAGCGGGCGTGCTGACCCACCTCAGCGTAACGCTGGACGACACCAGCGAATATGGCTTGGCCGCCCTGGATCGCCGGATGTTGGAAGCCCGCGCCGATGCCCTAGGCGTGTGGGCGCGGTTCGACTGTTACCCCGGAGCCGACGAGGTGCCGTGTGCGCTGTTGACACGGGCACTGAGGCGCGGCCTGCCCCCGGCGCGGGCGTGGGTGCGCTACAGCGGCACACTGGGCGCGGGCGCAGGCCTGATCTACGAAGACCGTCCGGCAGGAGAATTGGTGCGGGCACACCTGCGGGGCGCGGGGTGCATGCTGGCCGACAGCGCAGGTGACGCCGATTTTGTGCTGGCTGTGAACACGCCGGGGCTGCGGCAGGCCAACCTTCAGCCCGATTTTGCCACGGTAGACACGCCGCACCGCCACCTGCCCGCCTTTGTAGACGGTCTTCAGGCCGATCTGGAGGCGGGCAGGGCCGTCACGTTGGCCGATATCGCCTATCCCAACGGAGCCGAGCGGCGGCTGTGGACGCTGATGCAGCCGCTCTCGCTGGCAAAGTTAGCGGGTTTCAGTGCGTGGAATACGGCGGGCAATACGCTGGGCAGCGCGGTGGCGTTTGGGGCGCTGGCGGCACAGGTCAGCGATAAAGCCGCGCACACCGAGGCCGTGTTTTCCCGCGTGGTAGACGATGTGCTGTATCAGGCTTACGCCCGCGCCGAGGTTCGCGGCCACCTCGGTAGTCCCAGTCCCTACGACTTGGGAGAAGCCAGAGCCGACGCCGAGGCCAGGTTACAAGAACTGATCGCGCCGCGTATTCAGGCCGTGTGGGACAGACATTGGGGCAAATCGGGTCTGAGGCTCGAGCTTGGGCAGGCACACCTGAGCTGGCCGAGGCTGTTTACAGGCGTGTTTCCGTTGGCGGTCAGTCACACTGGGGAAACATGATGACCACTTCTCCCCCACTCCTCGCGCTAGACAT from Deinococcus sp. QL22 encodes:
- a CDS encoding AMP-binding protein — translated: MTLVEVRAAVSALSQTGLLGVHPAQALAQLGAALVQYGPSLYTLAVWAARRQPDSVALVDDDGPTTCRALLARADAIAAQLAGRPERLQRVGLLCRNHLTFVATLLACGRLGLDAVLLNTTFSPEEVAAVCASQRLELLICDDAFAEALSLDSVILLPVSTLTGSAKHVPIRRQSGRGSISILTSGSTGTPKVVRRKANALALLPTVTALLQQLPLRAGAPTLLTLPLFHGHGLATLCISLLMGAPLYVFARSRPEDQWRCLEQEKIEVLVLVPTVLHRLLNLPNLSNLPTLRAIICGSAPLPERTQKVFGPVMYNLYGSSEAGLISLATPLHLLAAPGTVGRVLPGVTVQIERAQLRVRSTLTPRQTWFDTGDMGTIGAAGLLFLCGRSDDLLICGGENVYPEAIEARIACLPNVLECAVVGVPDAEYGQCLHAFIVLGSDTVERADLERDLARLLPRTLRPKQITFLPALPRNAVGKLMRARLPKS
- a CDS encoding SDR family oxidoreductase yields the protein MGRVPGSPPALAPSCRHSEQLRQAVAGKTILITGASFGIGRAAALLLAEAGAEVLLLARSGDELAELATAIRANGGKASSYELDLSKPADLAPVAAQIRAAHPRIDIIISNAGKSIRRPVLQSGEKQDLDRLLAVNFSGPAALLLALVPRMVAQGGGQIVNVSSVSAGPPPLPRWGAYQSSKAGFDLWFKSLGTELRGRGVRVCSVYLPLVRTRMIAPTPAYRFAPALTPHEAAEAVAYALVYPKVQRVAPWWMKSLELAALLLPGPLGHLLSGLETLEFRLSRRQKR
- a CDS encoding radical SAM protein, with translation MFKHAPIRVTLAFPNRYSVGMASLGYQVIYRMFNQEEGVACERAFLPDDVEAFEKGGQPLPTVETGRAAGNCELFAISVSFELDLTNIIRLLDIAGMHPLREKRDDSDPVVMVGGPLTSSNPYPLTPFADVIIIGDGEQIVPVVSEALREATSREDFYDLVDGMPGVFLPARHTHEPKWATAPKELLPAYSQIVTPHSELSNMFLVEAQRGCPRPCTFCLARTMYGPNRNNQAQELLDVIPDWVQKVGLVGAALSDFPHTKYVGRTLTDRGIKLGVSSIRADTVDAELAEILKAGGLRTFTVASDAPSERLRRWLKKGITTEDLTKTAQISRDLGFKGIKVYMMIGLGPENDDDISELISFTKDLAKINRIALGISPFVPKRHTPHFADAFAGVQVIEKRMKRIQKELRTTAELRNVSAKWAWVESVVARGGPEVGMAAYSIYRNESIGAWKKALEEVGWSDEFETNAAAIDLPPGQYAPGEVSAHAQGLAV
- the icd gene encoding NADP-dependent isocitrate dehydrogenase, translated to METHIKVPAQGEKITMQGGKLSVPNHPVIPFVEGDGTGADIWKASVRVLDAAVEVAYGGEKKIEWMEVYAGEKSTQVYGAGEWLPAETIKAFDEYLFGIKGPLTTPVGTGIRSINVALRQELDLYACVRPVQYFAGVPSPVKRPQDVDMVIFRENTEDIYAGIEYKAGTPEADKMRDFLMNEMGVTKIRFPNTSSFGIKPVSQEGTERLVRAAIQFALDNGRKSVAIVHKGNIMKFTEGGFRDWAYDLAKREFGGVEIDGGPWLQLPGGIVIKDVIADNFLQQILLRPTEYDVIATLNLNGDYVSDALAAQVGGIGIAPGANINYVSGHAIFEATHGTAPKYAGKDVINPSSVILSGEMMLRYMGWTEAADLILKGLDQTIQQRVVTYDFARNMEGATEVKTSQFADKIIENMRGAGA
- a CDS encoding carbohydrate ABC transporter permease — its product is MTTPNRRESRREQHKKGGTGAQVTLRNTLIAYAFMLPFLILLVVYHTWPVFFGTYLAFTEYNVINPPKWVGVDNFRELAQDEQFWSGLRNSLKYILVVPVIQGLSIAVAMLVNRPMKGIGFFRTAYYVPVVTSFAVVGLIWTWMYQQEGPVNFVLQALGLMDEPKSLLNNPLTALYAVMFVTLWKGIGYYMVLYLAGLQAIAPELEEAAVIDGATRLQVFWNITLPGLRPTILVCSLLSTISAIKVFEEIYVMTSGGPAGSTYTALFYTFSRAFVDFKFGQAAAAGLVIAVISIFFGLINFRITRGGKADA